From a single Brassica rapa cultivar Chiifu-401-42 chromosome A01, CAAS_Brap_v3.01, whole genome shotgun sequence genomic region:
- the LOC103844656 gene encoding pectinesterase 3: MFGDGNTKTIVSAGLNRLDNPLFTTFQTATISVHGRGFVAMDMKFVNTAGPEKNQAVAFHSMSTFSVMYRCTFEGFQDTVYAHAGDQFYRECDIVGTVDFIFGYAAAMFQSCNILSRKPLPNQINTITAQAASDQFAKSGFVIVNSTIGPYLREHLTTYLGRPWKPFATVLVMKTYLGDMVEPRGWIAWNKEAPPTMLRYGEFKNSGPGSGLGSRVNWTGYEPSMTEEKAQKYTVDIFILVEPNLHPL; the protein is encoded by the exons ATGTTTGGAGATGGGAATACGAAGACCATTGTCTCCGCTGGCTTGAATAGGCTGGACAATCCTCTGTTCACAACGTTTCAGACAGCAACTATCT CGGTTCATGGAAGAGGTTTTGTGGCAATGGATATGAAGTTCGTCAACACCGCCGGACCGGAAAAGAACCAAGCGGTGGCTTTTCATTCCATGTCTACCTTCTCCGTCATGTACCGGTGCACCTTCGAAGGCTTCCAGGACACGGTGTACGCTCACGCCGGCGACCAATTCTATCGAGAATGTGATATCGTCGGAACCGTGGACTTCATCTTCGGCTATGCAGCTGCCATGTTCCAGAGCTGTAACATCCTCTCAAGAAAGCCACTTCCGAatcaaatcaatactattacgGCGCAGGCTGCCTCGGATCAGTTTGCCAAGTCCGGGTTTGTGATTGTTAACAGCACCATCGGTCCATACCTAAGAGAACATCTCACAACATATCTTGGAAGGCCGTGGAAGCCGTTTGCGACTGTTCTGGTTATGAAAACGTATCTCGGGGACATGGTTGAGCCTAGAGGTTGGATCGCCTGGAACAAGGAAGCACCCCCTACGATGCTGAGGTATGGAGAGTTCAAGAACTCTGGACCGGGTTCGGGTCTGGGAAGCCGTGTAAACTGGACCGGGTATGAACCCAGTATGACGGAGGAAAAGGCGCAGAAGTACACGGTTGATATCTTCATCTTGGTTGAACCAAACTTGCATCCCTTATGA